The following are encoded together in the Desulfococcus multivorans genome:
- a CDS encoding Fur family transcriptional regulator — translation MSRQDVTEKIQAFIDTCHRHHLKITPQRVAIYRELLQSDMHPSADVLYRLVKRDYPNISFDTVNRTLLTFVHIGVANVVEIFGGAKRFDANVSDHHHLHCIQCGSITDFHHRYFDSLADPEDVPADFQILDKRIVLKGICNACSKKTSQPHGTPHHDENPKQKGK, via the coding sequence ATGAGCAGACAGGACGTCACCGAAAAAATTCAAGCGTTCATCGATACATGTCACCGACATCACCTGAAAATTACGCCCCAGCGCGTGGCAATCTACAGGGAACTGTTGCAGTCCGACATGCACCCTTCGGCCGACGTCCTTTACCGGCTTGTCAAAAGAGACTATCCCAACATCTCTTTTGACACCGTCAATCGAACGCTGCTGACGTTCGTCCATATCGGCGTTGCCAACGTCGTCGAGATCTTCGGCGGCGCCAAACGGTTCGATGCGAACGTCTCGGACCATCACCACCTGCATTGCATTCAATGCGGCAGCATCACGGATTTCCACCACCGGTATTTCGACAGTCTGGCGGATCCCGAGGATGTCCCCGCGGACTTTCAAATTCTGGACAAGCGCATCGTGTTGAAAGGCATCTGTAACGCATGCAGCAAAAAAACGTCGCAACCTCACGGCACGCCCCATCATGACGAAAATCCAAAACAGAAAGGAAAATAG